One part of the Schistocerca piceifrons isolate TAMUIC-IGC-003096 chromosome 2, iqSchPice1.1, whole genome shotgun sequence genome encodes these proteins:
- the LOC124777961 gene encoding EKC/KEOPS complex subunit TPRKB-like, producing MFREELDQDSGYSIVLFLVENVRNTPELRKLVISGGLECCIVKPSLIVNPFQVVVAANKAVISMGRGKMSTRNIYTEILYNLSPTKQISQSLIKFGIDDKEDRILVCVLEKCGEKKAEEVLEKIQGDECPIDQLSKFTDVMLVKKTYKINDSECYSSNILDSVVSRISTKEIVV from the coding sequence ATGTTTCGGGAAGAACTGGATCAAGATAGTGGTTACAGCATTGTACTTTTCCTCGTGGAGAATGTGCGAAATACGCCGGAACTCAGAAAGCTGGTGATTAGTGGTGGTTTGGAGTGTTGTATCGTAAAACCAAGTTTAATTGTAAATCCGTTTCAAGTGGTGGTTGCCGCAAACAAGGCAGTGATATCAATGGGGCGCGGAAAAATGAGTACGAGGAACATATATACCGAAATTTTGTATAACTTATCGCCAACTAAGCAGATTTCCCAGTCGCTAATAAAATTTGGGATAGATGATAAAGAAGATCGTATTCTTGTTTGTGTTTTGGAGAAATGCGGTGAAAAGAAAGCGGAGGAAGTGTTGGAAAAAATTCAAGGCGATGAATGCCCTATAGACCAACTAAGCAAATTTACGGATGTAATGCTTGTCAAGAAAACGTACAAAATCAACGACAGTGAATGCTATTCATCTAATATTTTAGACTCCGTTGTCAGTCGGATTTCTACTAAGGAAATAGTTGTATGA